One Aquarana catesbeiana isolate 2022-GZ linkage group LG11, ASM4218655v1, whole genome shotgun sequence genomic window carries:
- the LOC141112563 gene encoding metallothionein-1-like, producing MDPHDCNCATGGSCSCGDSCKCKDCKCKGCKKSCCSCCPADCTKCSQGCQCAKGCDTCSCCK from the exons ATGGACCCTCATGACTGCAACTGTGCTACAG GTGGCTCATGCTCCTGCGGTGATTCCTGCAAGTGCAAAGACTGCAAATGCAAAGGCTGCAAGAAAA gtTGCTGCTCCTGCTGTCCGGCAGACTGCACCAAATGCAGCCAGGGCTGTCAATGTGCAAAGGGATGTGATACCTGCAGTTGTTGCAAGTGA